The window GAAAAATAAAGCGCGGCATCATCAACACAAAAACCGGACGGAGAGAATGCATCGGGTGTGAGCATTTTGCGCGCAAAACGCGAACGAAATAACATGCCATTGGCTAAATCGAGCATCATACGATCGTGCTCTTCATCATAATACCAGCGCCAGTTATCGTCGGGTTTAATTCGCATCAGTATCTCTCCATTCCTTAATCATCGTCGTTACGACAGTATCCTTTTGCCGCTTCGTTTATTGCCCTAATAATAAAAGCTCAGAATGTTTAAATAAGCAACAGTAAAGGAATATAAAACAACCAGGGCCAGAAATAAAGCCCTGGTTTGTGATTAAGGTAGTATTCAGATATTGGTGATGATTTCTTTAATCAACGGCGGGCCTTTAAAAATAAAGCCTGAATAAATCTGAACCAAGGAAGCCCCTGCGGCTATTTTCTCACGCGCAGCGATGACTGAGTCGATACCGCCAACCCCGATAATCGGCAGTTGCCCTTTTAATTCCCGGGACAACATGCGAATAATTTCGGTGCTTTTTAATTGTAACGGTCGACCACTCAGGCCACCCGTTTGATCGCAATTTTTCATTCCCTGTACCAGGGAGCGATCGAGCGTGGTGTTGGTGGCAATGACGCCATCAATATTATGGCGAACTAAACTGTCGGCTACCTGGATCAGTTCTTCTTCAGAAAGATCTGGGGCGATCTTTACCGCCACCGGAACATATTTATGGTGGATCGCCTGGAGATCGTTTTGCTTATTTTTAATTGCCGTCAGCAAATCATCCAGCGCTTCGCCGTATTGCAGCGTGCGTAACCCTGGCGTATTAGGTGAGGAAATATTAATCGCAATATAGCCAGCATAAGCATAGACTTTTTCCATACAAATCAGATAGTCATCTTTGCCATTCTCTACCGGGGTATCTTTGTTCTTACCAATATTGATCCCCAGAATGCCGTCAAAATGCGATTTCTTAACGTTCTCTACCAGGTTATCAACGCCCAGGTTATTGAAGCCCATGCGGTTGATCAAACCTTCTGCGTCAACCAGACGGAAAAGACGTGGCTTATCATTACCCGATTGAGGACGTGGCGTCACGGTGCCTATCTCAATTGAGCCGAACCCCATTGCACCGAGTGCATCAATGCACTCCCCGTCTTTATCCAGCCCGGCGGCAAGACCGAGCGGATTCTTAAACGTCAGCCCCATGCAGGTCACCGGTTTTGCCGGTACTTTCTGGCGGACAAGCGCTTCGAGCGGCGTGCCCGTAATGCGACGTAATTGCTGGAATGTCAATTCATGAGCGCGCTCTGGATCGAGCTGAAAAAGGGCTTTACGAACGAAGGGGTAGTACATGAACTCTCCTGGATTCCCGGTGTGCAAACCGGGGGCGTATTATGTGCGATCGTGAACAAAAAGGGAATTGACCTGCGGCAATAAAACGCAAACGTTTTCTTTCTTCTCCTCCTTTTATGCAGTTTTCAGCTTTTCTATCCCGCATAAATCATTTCGATAAACAAAATCTCTCTGCCAGACTGCACAAATTGTTATCAATGTTAAATAAAAACGAATATTTGGTTATAAGGAGAGAATATAAATATGCGCGTTATCACTCTGGCGGGTAGCCCACGCTTCCCCTCTCGCTCCAGCGCCCTACTGGAATATGCGCGAGAAAAACTGCATGGACAGGATGTCGAGGTCTATCACTGGAATCTGCACAATTTTGAGCCCGAGGATCTGATCTATGCGCGCTTCGACAGTCCGGCACTGAAGACGTTTATCGAACAGTTGCAGGATGCAGACGGACTGATTGTCGCCACGCCGGTCTACAAAGCGGCCTATTCCGGCGCATTGAAAACCTTGCTCGACCTGCTCCCCGAACGAGCACTGGAAGGCAAAGTCGTGTTGCCACTGGCCACCGGCGGCACCGTAGCACATTTACTGGCCGTCGATTACGCCCTGAAACCGGTACTCAGCGCACTGAAGGCCCAGGAGATCCTGCACGGCGTTTTCGCCGATGATTCGCAGGTTATTGATTATCAACATAAGCCGCAGTTTACGCCGAACCTGCAATTACGCCTGGACAATGCACTCGAGACCTTTTGGCAGGCGTTGCAGCGTCGTGATGTCCAATTTGTGCACGTGAACACGCTGCGGGGTGCCGCCCATGCTTAATTTACTCAAACGCCATACGCCGTGGCTGGCGCTGACCGGACTGCTGTCTTTATCCACGCTGGTTCACGCCGCAGAGACCGCGCCAGACGCCCTGCGCATTGGCTATCAGAAAGGCAGCGTCAGCATGGTGCTGGCTAAAAGCCATCAGTTGCTGGAAAAACGCTACCCGCAAACAAAAATCTCCTGGGTAGAGTTCCCAGCCGGCCCGCAAATGCTGGAGGCGCTCAATATCGGCAGCATCGATCTGGGCAGCACTGGTGATATCCCGCCGATTTTTGCTCAGGCCGCCGGGGCCGATCTGGTCTATGTCGGCGTCGAACCGCCAAAACCGCATGCGGAAGTGATTTTGGTACCGAAAGACAGCCCCATCCACACCGTCGCAGAGCTTAAAGGGCATAAAGTCGCCTTCCAGAAAGGCTCCAGCGCGCACAATCTGCTGTTGAGGGCCCTGCAGCAGGCCGGGTTGAAGTTTACCGATATCCAGGCCACCTATCTGACGCCCGCCGATGCGCGTGCCGCTTTCCAACAGGGGAATGTGGATGCATGGGCAATTTGGGACCCTTACTACTCCGCCGCCTTGCTGCAGGGTGATGTACGCGTACTCAAAGACGGTACCGACCTTAAACAGACCGGATCGTTTTATCTCGCCGCACGCCCTTATGCCGAGAAAAACAGCGCATTTATTCCTTGCGTGCTGGACACCTTCAGCCAGGCCGATTCCTTAACACTCAGCCAACGCCAGCAGAGCATCACCCTGTTGGCGAAAACGATGGGGCTACCTGAGCCGGTCATAGCGTCCTATCTGGACCATCGCCCGCCAACCTCCATTACGCCCGTCAGTGCTTCTGTTGCCGCATTGCAGCAACAAACTGCCGATCTGTTTTATGACAATCGGCTGGTGCCGAAAAAAATCGACATTCGCCAGCGAATCTGGCAACCCACTCAGCAGACAGGAGCAAAATTATGAGTCTGAATATGTTCTGGTTTTTACCCACGCACGGTGACGGCCATTATCTGGGAACAGAAGAAGGTGCACGCCCGGTCGATCATGGTTATCTGCAACAAATCGCGCAAACGGCCGACCGCCTGGGATTTACCGGGGTACTGATCCCGACAGGCCGCTCCTGTGACGATGCCTGGTTGGTTGCCGCCTCAATGATCCCGGTCACCCAGCGGTTAAAATTTCTGGTCGCGCTGCGCCCCAGCGTGACGTCCCCCACGGTGGCGGCACGCCAGGCGGCGACGCTCGACAGACTGTCCAACGGTCGGGCGCTATTTAATCTGGTAACCGGCAGCGATCCACAAGAGTTAGCAGGTGATGGTGTTTTTCTCGATCACACTGAGCGTTATGAAGCCTCCGCTGAATTTACCCAGGTATGGCGACGCTTGCTACAGGGCGACACCGTGGATTTTAACGGTAAACACGTTCACGTCCGTGGGGCAAAACTCTTTTTCCCGCCCGTGCAACAACCCCATCCGCCACTGTATTTCGGCGGGTCTTCCGACATAGCGCAGGAACTGGCCGCTGAGCAGGTTGATCTCTACCTGACCTGGGGTGAGCCGCCCGACTTGGTGAAAGAGAAGATAGAGCAAGTACGGGCAAAAGCAGCGGCGCTTGGGCGTAAGATCCGCTTTGGTATTCGCCTGCACGTGATTGTGCGCGAAACCACCGCTGAGGCATGGCAGGCAGCGGATCGCCTGATTGCCCATCTGGATGATGACACCATTGCCAAAGCCCAGGCCGCTTTCGCCAGAACCGACTCTGTGGGCCAGCACCGAATGGCAGCGCTGCACAACGGCAAGCGCGACCAACTGGAAATTAGCCCGAACTTGTGGGCGGGCGTTGGACTGGTACGTGGCGGGGCCGGGACCGCACTGGTGGGGGATGGTCCAACAGTGGCGGCACGGATTAATGAGTATGCCGCGCTGGGTATCGACAGCTTTGTGTTGTCCGGGTATCCACATCTGGAAGAGGCGTACAAGGTCGGCGAGCTACTGTTCCCGCATCTGGATGTCTCGATCCCAGAAATACCGCAGCCGCAACGCCTGCATCAACAAGGTGAAGCCGTGGCGAACGAATTTATTCCGCGTAGCGTCGCGCAACGCTAAGGAGCCCGATGATGGCAACGCCGCAAAATAAGTGGTTACTGCGCTTTGCTCCGTGGTTTTTACCGATTGGTCTGGTGGCGCTCTGGCAGCTGGCATCATCCATGGGCTGGCTGTCCACCCGCATCCTGCCCTCTCCAGAAGGTGTAGTAGAAGCTTTCTGGACGCTTTCCGTCAGCGGCGAGCTTTGGCAGCATCTGGCGATCAGCACCTGGCGGGCAGCGATCGGCTTTTCTATTGGCGGATCGATTGGCCTGACGTTGGGGCTGATAAGCGGCCTGTCACGCTGGGGGGAACGGTTGCTGGACACCTCGGTGCAGATGCTGCGTAACATACCGCATCTGGCGCTGATCCCTCTGGTCATTTTGTGGTTCGGTATTGATGAATCCGCCAAGATCTTTCTCGTTGCCCTGGGTACCTTGTTCCCGATTTACATCAATACCTGGCACGGGATCCGCAATATCGATCGCGGGCTGGTGGAAATGGCTCGCAGCTATGGGTTATCCGGTATTTCACTGTTTATCCATGTGATCCTGCCCGGCGCTCTGCCCTCGATCATGGTCGGCGTACGTTTTTCCCTTGGGCTGATGTGGCTGACGCTTATCGTGGCGGAAACCATTTCAGCGAACGCTGGCATCGGCTACCTGGCAATGAATGCCCGCGAATTTCTGCAAACGGATGTGGTCGTGGTGGCCATCATTCTCTACGCCCTGCTCGGCAAGTTGGCCGACATCAGCGCGCAACTACTGGAACGTAGCTGGCTACGCTGGAACCCGGCTTACCATGCGAAGGAGGTCACCGTATGAATACCACGCGTTTAAATCAGGGAATTCCGCTACTGCTTAGCGGCGTAACAAAACGCTACGGCGCCAATACGGTGCTCAATCAGCTAGATTTGCCTGTTCCGGCGGGGCAATTTGTTGCCGTGGTGGGCCGCAGCGGTGGCGGAAAAAGTACCCTGCTGCGTCTGCTGGCCGGTCTGGAGTCACCCACCTCAGGGGAATTGTTCGCCGGCACCGCGCCGCTGGCGGATATTCAGCATGATACGCGAATGATGTTTCAGGACGCACGCCTGCTGCCGTGGAAATCGGTCATTGATAACGTAGGACTGGGCCTTAATGGCCACTGGCAAGATGCAGCCCGGGATGCGCTGACGTCTGTTGGGCTGGAAAATCGGGCGCAGGACTGGCCTGCCGCCCTTTCCGG of the Citrobacter freundii genome contains:
- a CDS encoding sulfonate ABC transporter substrate-binding protein, coding for MLNLLKRHTPWLALTGLLSLSTLVHAAETAPDALRIGYQKGSVSMVLAKSHQLLEKRYPQTKISWVEFPAGPQMLEALNIGSIDLGSTGDIPPIFAQAAGADLVYVGVEPPKPHAEVILVPKDSPIHTVAELKGHKVAFQKGSSAHNLLLRALQQAGLKFTDIQATYLTPADARAAFQQGNVDAWAIWDPYYSAALLQGDVRVLKDGTDLKQTGSFYLAARPYAEKNSAFIPCVLDTFSQADSLTLSQRQQSITLLAKTMGLPEPVIASYLDHRPPTSITPVSASVAALQQQTADLFYDNRLVPKKIDIRQRIWQPTQQTGAKL
- the ssuC gene encoding aliphatic sulfonate ABC transporter permease SsuC — protein: MATPQNKWLLRFAPWFLPIGLVALWQLASSMGWLSTRILPSPEGVVEAFWTLSVSGELWQHLAISTWRAAIGFSIGGSIGLTLGLISGLSRWGERLLDTSVQMLRNIPHLALIPLVILWFGIDESAKIFLVALGTLFPIYINTWHGIRNIDRGLVEMARSYGLSGISLFIHVILPGALPSIMVGVRFSLGLMWLTLIVAETISANAGIGYLAMNAREFLQTDVVVVAIILYALLGKLADISAQLLERSWLRWNPAYHAKEVTV
- the ssuD gene encoding FMNH2-dependent alkanesulfonate monooxygenase → MSLNMFWFLPTHGDGHYLGTEEGARPVDHGYLQQIAQTADRLGFTGVLIPTGRSCDDAWLVAASMIPVTQRLKFLVALRPSVTSPTVAARQAATLDRLSNGRALFNLVTGSDPQELAGDGVFLDHTERYEASAEFTQVWRRLLQGDTVDFNGKHVHVRGAKLFFPPVQQPHPPLYFGGSSDIAQELAAEQVDLYLTWGEPPDLVKEKIEQVRAKAAALGRKIRFGIRLHVIVRETTAEAWQAADRLIAHLDDDTIAKAQAAFARTDSVGQHRMAALHNGKRDQLEISPNLWAGVGLVRGGAGTALVGDGPTVAARINEYAALGIDSFVLSGYPHLEEAYKVGELLFPHLDVSIPEIPQPQRLHQQGEAVANEFIPRSVAQR
- the ssuE gene encoding NADPH-dependent FMN reductase, producing MRVITLAGSPRFPSRSSALLEYAREKLHGQDVEVYHWNLHNFEPEDLIYARFDSPALKTFIEQLQDADGLIVATPVYKAAYSGALKTLLDLLPERALEGKVVLPLATGGTVAHLLAVDYALKPVLSALKAQEILHGVFADDSQVIDYQHKPQFTPNLQLRLDNALETFWQALQRRDVQFVHVNTLRGAAHA
- the pyrD gene encoding quinone-dependent dihydroorotate dehydrogenase: MYYPFVRKALFQLDPERAHELTFQQLRRITGTPLEALVRQKVPAKPVTCMGLTFKNPLGLAAGLDKDGECIDALGAMGFGSIEIGTVTPRPQSGNDKPRLFRLVDAEGLINRMGFNNLGVDNLVENVKKSHFDGILGINIGKNKDTPVENGKDDYLICMEKVYAYAGYIAINISSPNTPGLRTLQYGEALDDLLTAIKNKQNDLQAIHHKYVPVAVKIAPDLSEEELIQVADSLVRHNIDGVIATNTTLDRSLVQGMKNCDQTGGLSGRPLQLKSTEIIRMLSRELKGQLPIIGVGGIDSVIAAREKIAAGASLVQIYSGFIFKGPPLIKEIITNI
- the ssuB gene encoding aliphatic sulfonates ABC transporter ATP-binding protein is translated as MNTTRLNQGIPLLLSGVTKRYGANTVLNQLDLPVPAGQFVAVVGRSGGGKSTLLRLLAGLESPTSGELFAGTAPLADIQHDTRMMFQDARLLPWKSVIDNVGLGLNGHWQDAARDALTSVGLENRAQDWPAALSGGQKQRVALARALIHRPGLLLLDEPLGALDALTRLEMQDLIVSLWQKQGFTVLLVTHDVSEAVAMADRVLLIEDGKIGLDLTVDIPRPRRPGSVRLAELEAEVLNRVMQRGEAEQSIRLHG